The following are from one region of the Polaribacter marinaquae genome:
- a CDS encoding DUF4837 family protein: MKKALILFVTALVLVSCKGTDKYVLRDSLGKVNKVLVVTKASDWNGDLGSEIRNSFGEILVGLPQAEPILSVSQIAPNGFGSMMKVSRNIMIIGEGEKEEFYIKRNVYAQPQIIVYVYGTDDASISKVFNEHKKEIMDAYIDSDIKMTQKIFEKKKLDESQFETVKNLGITFTAPDNYNKVDDTGDFLWLRQHLLSGIAKTGSNNILVYSVPLEDEDKVAENIVNVRNQIGEKYIPGTNEETMHMITEEAYTPFTSEMVLDGKKTFETRGKWEVKNDFMAGPFLNYSVIDKKNNRVVVFEGFTYAPSVNKRAFIFELEAIAKSMKIK, encoded by the coding sequence ATGAAAAAAGCATTAATACTATTTGTAACCGCATTAGTTTTAGTTTCTTGTAAAGGTACAGACAAATATGTACTTAGAGATTCTTTAGGAAAAGTAAACAAAGTTTTAGTTGTAACAAAAGCAAGTGATTGGAACGGAGATTTAGGCTCTGAAATAAGAAATTCTTTTGGTGAAATTTTAGTTGGTTTGCCACAAGCAGAACCTATTCTTTCTGTGTCTCAAATTGCGCCAAATGGCTTTGGTAGCATGATGAAAGTTTCTAGAAACATCATGATTATTGGAGAAGGTGAAAAAGAAGAATTTTATATTAAAAGAAATGTATACGCACAACCACAAATAATTGTGTATGTATATGGTACAGATGATGCGAGTATAAGTAAAGTTTTTAATGAGCATAAGAAAGAAATTATGGATGCTTATATAGATTCTGATATCAAAATGACTCAAAAGATTTTTGAAAAGAAAAAACTAGATGAATCTCAATTTGAAACTGTAAAAAACTTGGGTATTACTTTTACGGCACCAGATAATTATAATAAAGTTGATGATACAGGAGACTTTTTATGGCTTAGACAGCATTTATTAAGTGGTATTGCAAAAACAGGTAGTAATAATATTTTAGTGTACAGTGTGCCTCTAGAAGATGAAGATAAGGTAGCCGAAAATATTGTAAACGTTAGAAACCAAATAGGAGAGAAGTACATACCAGGTACAAATGAAGAAACTATGCACATGATTACAGAAGAAGCGTATACTCCTTTTACTTCTGAAATGGTTTTAGATGGTAAAAAAACTTTTGAAACGAGAGGTAAATGGGAAGTAAAAAACGATTTTATGGCTGGTCCTTTTTTAAATTATTCTGTAATTGATAAAAAGAATAATAGGGTTGTAGTTTTCGAAGGATTTACATATGCGCCTTCTGTTAATAAAAGAGCTTTTATATTCGAGTTAGAGGCAATTGCAAAATCAATGAAAATAAAATAA
- the trpS gene encoding tryptophan--tRNA ligase, whose protein sequence is MSRILTGVQSTGTPHLGNLLGAILPAVEMANNPENEAYLFIADMHSLTQIKNGEELRENTYSTAATWLACGLDINKTVFYRQSDIPQTTELTWYLSCYFPFQRLTLAHSFKDKSDRLEDVNAGLFTYPMLMAADILLYDAEVVPVGKDQLQHLEITRDVASRMNNIIGETFVLPKAKIQEHTKLVPGIDGEKMSKSRNNTINIFLTDKKLRKQIMGIKTDSLALEDPKNPDTDNVFALYKLLASDAQIAEMRANYEGGNYGYGHAKQALYELILEKFATVRERYHHYMNNKNEIDDALRIGAEKATKTANDVLKRVRQKIGY, encoded by the coding sequence ATGTCAAGAATTTTAACAGGTGTACAAAGTACAGGTACCCCGCACTTAGGTAATTTATTAGGAGCTATTTTACCTGCAGTAGAAATGGCTAACAACCCAGAAAACGAAGCTTATTTATTTATTGCAGATATGCATTCTTTAACGCAAATTAAAAACGGAGAAGAATTAAGAGAAAACACTTACAGTACTGCTGCTACTTGGCTTGCTTGTGGTTTAGATATTAATAAAACTGTTTTTTATAGACAAAGCGACATACCACAAACTACTGAATTAACTTGGTATTTAAGTTGTTATTTTCCTTTTCAGAGATTAACTTTAGCACATAGCTTTAAAGATAAATCTGATAGATTAGAAGATGTTAATGCAGGTTTATTTACATACCCAATGTTAATGGCTGCAGATATTTTATTATATGATGCAGAAGTTGTGCCTGTTGGTAAAGATCAATTACAACATTTAGAAATTACAAGAGATGTTGCAAGTAGAATGAACAATATTATTGGAGAAACGTTTGTTTTACCGAAAGCAAAAATACAAGAGCATACAAAACTAGTACCAGGAATTGATGGTGAAAAAATGAGTAAGTCTCGAAATAATACTATCAATATCTTTTTAACTGATAAAAAATTACGCAAGCAAATTATGGGTATAAAAACCGATAGTTTAGCTTTAGAAGATCCTAAAAACCCAGATACAGATAACGTTTTTGCTTTGTACAAGTTATTAGCTTCTGATGCTCAAATTGCAGAAATGCGAGCTAATTATGAAGGTGGTAATTATGGTTACGGGCACGCAAAACAAGCTTTGTACGAACTTATTTTAGAAAAATTTGCGACAGTAAGAGAACGTTATCATCATTATATGAATAACAAAAATGAAATTGATGATGCATTACGTATTGGAGCAGAAAAAGCAACAAAAACTGCAAATGACGTTCTTAAAAGAGTAAGACAAAAAATAGGGTACTAA
- a CDS encoding lysophospholipid acyltransferase family protein, with the protein MKLFKIPLLLIWRLWFYILMFVSLLIFFPFLLIFTIKEEHYPIFWKFARLISKILIYGMGFRIDLTADEKIDVDKSYMFCPNHASLLDPFVLIVLSKRPIVFVGKKELVKIPVFGFFYKRTVIMVDRSSVESRKRVFEMAKKRLQNGVSMAIFPEGLVPEEDVVLAPFKKGAFSLAIEFEIPIVPQVYYDCKRFFSWDIFKGRPGVLRVHQFKFIETKGLNVLEDMKVLKNKTFNIIFEALQADKKYMKDTNRKK; encoded by the coding sequence ATGAAATTATTTAAGATTCCGTTATTACTTATTTGGCGTTTGTGGTTCTACATTTTAATGTTTGTTTCACTTTTAATTTTCTTTCCTTTTTTATTGATTTTTACAATTAAAGAAGAACATTATCCTATATTCTGGAAGTTTGCTAGATTAATTTCTAAGATTTTAATTTACGGAATGGGTTTTCGTATAGATTTAACTGCGGATGAAAAAATAGACGTTGATAAAAGTTATATGTTTTGTCCTAACCATGCCTCTTTATTAGATCCTTTTGTATTGATTGTATTAAGTAAAAGGCCCATTGTTTTTGTAGGTAAAAAAGAGTTGGTTAAAATACCAGTATTTGGTTTTTTCTATAAAAGAACCGTTATAATGGTAGATAGATCGAGCGTAGAAAGTAGAAAAAGAGTTTTCGAAATGGCTAAAAAAAGACTACAAAACGGTGTAAGTATGGCTATTTTTCCTGAAGGATTAGTGCCTGAAGAAGATGTTGTTTTAGCACCATTTAAAAAAGGTGCATTTAGTTTGGCTATCGAGTTTGAAATACCCATTGTACCGCAAGTATATTACGATTGTAAGCGTTTTTTTTCTTGGGATATTTTTAAAGGAAGGCCTGGTGTTTTAAGGGTTCATCAGTTTAAATTTATAGAAACAAAAGGTTTAAACGTGTTAGAAGATATGAAGGTTTTGAAAAATAAAACCTTTAATATTATTTTTGAAGCTTTGCAGGCTGATAAAAAATATATGAAAGATACAAATAGAAAAAAATGA
- the trhA gene encoding PAQR family membrane homeostasis protein TrhA translates to MNEKLNPIYTSTEEKLNILSHGFGLVLSIIAFPFLILKAFEYDDFWKPTSFIVYGVSMILLYAASTFYHAAKDPKKRRRLNIFDHAAIYVLIAGSYTPFCLVGLDSSLGNYMAIFVWIFALIGIILKLFFTGKFDKLSTAMYLLMGWQVVFFISPLIDSLSSFSLNFLFYGGISYSIGAVLYSIRKMPYNHAIFHLFVLIGSFCHFLSIYNLL, encoded by the coding sequence ATGAACGAAAAATTAAATCCTATTTATACAAGTACCGAAGAAAAACTAAATATTTTGTCTCACGGATTCGGTTTGGTGTTAAGTATAATTGCTTTTCCTTTTTTGATTTTAAAAGCATTTGAATATGATGATTTTTGGAAACCTACAAGTTTTATAGTTTATGGAGTAAGCATGATATTGTTGTATGCCGCATCTACTTTTTATCATGCAGCAAAAGATCCAAAAAAAAGAAGGCGTTTAAATATATTTGATCATGCTGCTATTTACGTATTAATTGCAGGAAGTTACACACCTTTTTGTTTGGTAGGTTTAGATTCTTCACTAGGTAATTACATGGCTATATTTGTTTGGATTTTTGCGTTGATTGGTATCATACTCAAATTATTTTTTACAGGTAAATTTGATAAATTATCTACCGCAATGTATTTACTTATGGGATGGCAAGTAGTTTTTTTTATTTCGCCTTTAATAGATAGTCTGTCTTCGTTTAGTTTAAATTTTCTTTTTTATGGGGGTATTTCTTATAGCATTGGTGCAGTTTTATATTCCATTAGAAAGATGCCGTATAATCATGCAATTTTCCATTTATTTGTTTTAATAGGAAGTTTTTGTCATTTTTTATCAATATATAATCTATTATAA
- a CDS encoding CYTH domain-containing protein, which translates to MSIEIERKFLVKNLNFKTESFEKKYIKQGYLNSDKNRAVRVRIADDKAFLTIKGKSNLEGTTRFEWEKEIDVKEAENLFILCEPGIIEKHRYLVSYESLTFEVDEFNGDNKGLIIAEVELTSENQKIEKPNWLGKEVTGDVKYYNSNISKFPFKNWI; encoded by the coding sequence ATGAGTATAGAAATAGAAAGAAAGTTTTTGGTAAAAAACTTAAACTTTAAAACAGAAAGTTTCGAAAAAAAATATATTAAACAAGGGTATCTAAATTCTGATAAAAACCGAGCCGTAAGAGTTAGAATTGCAGACGACAAAGCTTTTTTAACTATCAAAGGAAAATCTAATTTAGAAGGCACCACAAGATTTGAATGGGAAAAAGAAATTGATGTAAAAGAAGCCGAAAATTTATTTATATTATGCGAACCAGGCATCATAGAAAAGCATAGATATTTGGTTTCTTACGAATCTTTAACTTTTGAAGTTGATGAATTTAATGGCGACAATAAAGGTTTGATAATTGCTGAAGTAGAACTAACTTCTGAAAATCAAAAAATTGAAAAACCAAATTGGTTGGGTAAAGAAGTTACAGGAGACGTAAAATACTATAACTCAAATATTAGCAAATTTCCTTTTAAAAATTGGATATAA
- the recO gene encoding DNA repair protein RecO gives MAAIKTKAIVLSSLKYSDTSLIVKCFTYEDGVKSYIIKGILKAKKGGIKVAYFQPLTQLTIVANHNNKSTLNTLKEVQVLNPYTSIYRDIVKQSVVLFISEVLSNSIQEEESNTSFYNYLEAGLNWLDSHDKIANFHLLFLLNASRFLGFYPDTTNDSLFGFDLLNGSFSESTLDANVISGNEFYQFKKLLGINFDSIENVSFSKNERQMVLKTIIRYFELHLDGFRKPKSLQILEAVFN, from the coding sequence ATGGCTGCAATTAAAACAAAAGCTATTGTTTTAAGTAGTTTAAAATATAGCGATACTAGTTTAATAGTTAAATGTTTTACATATGAAGATGGTGTAAAATCTTACATTATAAAAGGGATTTTAAAAGCAAAAAAAGGCGGAATTAAAGTTGCTTATTTTCAACCTTTAACACAATTAACAATTGTAGCAAATCATAATAATAAAAGTACTTTAAATACACTTAAAGAAGTGCAGGTTTTAAATCCGTATACTTCTATTTACAGAGATATAGTTAAGCAATCTGTTGTATTGTTTATTTCTGAAGTGTTGTCTAACAGTATTCAAGAAGAAGAAAGTAATACATCTTTTTACAATTATTTAGAGGCAGGATTAAATTGGTTAGATTCTCATGATAAAATTGCCAATTTTCATTTACTTTTTCTTTTAAACGCTTCTCGTTTTTTAGGCTTTTATCCTGATACTACAAATGATTCTTTATTTGGCTTCGATTTATTAAACGGAAGTTTCTCAGAATCAACGCTTGACGCTAATGTTATTTCTGGTAACGAATTTTATCAATTTAAAAAGCTGTTAGGCATAAATTTTGATAGTATAGAAAACGTGTCTTTCAGTAAAAATGAAAGACAAATGGTGTTAAAAACCATAATAAGATATTTTGAATTACATTTGGATGGCTTTAGAAAACCTAAATCATTACAAATTTTAGAAGCAGTTTTTAATTAA
- a CDS encoding TonB-dependent receptor plug domain-containing protein → MKKFLLTIVFFVAGITYAQEVKVLDKQTGKIVKNVSVFNDNQTINLTTNKFGLVDVSDFKENEYVVFSHLAYAVLRVKKSVLKSKNYVISLAKESEQLDEVVLSLFKKEEKAYRIAEQVAVLNTKDIQNVSPQTSADLLATIPGIKVQKSQFGGGSPVIRGMESNRVLLVVDGVRMNNAIYRKGHLQSSITVTPNILDKTEVVFGPSSVLYGSDALGGVIHYYTKTPKLSEEKEVKSQFFSRFSTVNHEITTNVTAEIRNKNWASLTSVSYSDFGDLKAGENRRHGFDDWGKVFFYSENINGNYKENPTPNLDPNLQRNTGYNQTDVLQKFFVPLNKNADLKINLQYSTTSNIPRFDRLTELSGGTLKFAEWYYGPQERLLISSQLLFDANKNWLEKGVITAAYQNLQESRIQRKFGSLERSYREESVDVFSLNGDFSVSLTEDKKRTLSYGFELAYNDVGSNSYGRELNIENNQINGFSNNFKVQSRYPDGGSSYLSSAVYVDYRQDLSAKSTLNSGLRFTNTHLEAKWIDQTFIQLPETDIEANHSAVTATLGYVFKPNKNWQINSVLSSGFRSPNIDDVGRVREKSGNVTVPNINVTPEYAYSAELGIQKYFNNKRFRFGANIYYTLLDNYIQRDFVYNADGSVQQVEFDGEFGNAVSNQNKETAYITGFTANYLGKISDVWNTTGFITYTKGRTYDTEEPMSSIPPLFGQFGVNYKVNKIELGAAVRFNAKKDIEDFNITEGIDNHDLTPIVNENGATASDIYFGTPSWATLGLNGRYDVNNNVSVQARLDNLLDEHYIEFASGVASPGRNLSISLMATF, encoded by the coding sequence ATGAAGAAATTTTTACTTACAATCGTTTTTTTTGTCGCAGGCATAACTTATGCACAAGAAGTTAAAGTTTTAGACAAGCAAACAGGTAAAATTGTTAAAAATGTTAGTGTTTTTAATGATAACCAAACAATTAATCTAACTACCAATAAGTTTGGTTTGGTAGATGTTTCTGATTTTAAAGAGAACGAATATGTTGTTTTCTCTCACTTAGCATATGCTGTTTTAAGAGTCAAAAAATCTGTGCTAAAGAGCAAGAATTATGTTATTTCTTTAGCAAAAGAATCAGAGCAGTTAGATGAAGTTGTACTTTCATTATTTAAAAAAGAAGAAAAAGCATACAGGATAGCAGAACAGGTTGCAGTTTTAAATACTAAAGATATTCAAAATGTATCACCACAAACGTCTGCAGATTTATTGGCAACAATACCTGGTATAAAAGTTCAAAAATCTCAATTTGGTGGTGGAAGTCCGGTGATTAGAGGTATGGAATCTAATCGTGTTTTATTAGTTGTAGATGGTGTTAGAATGAATAATGCAATTTATAGAAAAGGACATTTACAAAGTTCTATTACGGTTACACCAAATATTTTAGATAAAACAGAAGTAGTATTCGGACCATCCTCTGTTCTTTACGGCTCAGATGCTTTAGGAGGTGTAATTCATTATTACACAAAAACACCAAAGTTATCAGAAGAAAAAGAAGTTAAAAGTCAGTTTTTTTCTAGGTTTTCTACTGTTAATCATGAAATTACTACAAATGTTACTGCAGAAATTAGAAACAAAAATTGGGCTTCTTTAACAAGTGTTTCTTATAGTGATTTTGGCGATTTAAAAGCTGGTGAAAATAGAAGGCATGGTTTTGATGATTGGGGAAAAGTATTCTTTTACTCTGAAAATATTAACGGAAATTATAAAGAGAATCCTACACCAAATTTAGATCCAAATTTGCAAAGAAATACAGGCTACAATCAAACAGATGTTTTGCAGAAGTTTTTTGTGCCTTTAAATAAAAACGCAGATTTAAAAATTAATTTACAATACTCTACTACATCAAATATACCAAGGTTTGACAGGTTAACAGAATTAAGTGGCGGAACGTTAAAATTTGCAGAATGGTATTATGGTCCGCAAGAAAGATTGTTAATTTCGTCTCAATTATTATTTGATGCCAACAAAAATTGGTTAGAAAAAGGAGTTATTACTGCAGCGTATCAGAACCTGCAAGAAAGTAGAATCCAAAGAAAATTTGGTAGTTTAGAGCGTTCTTATAGAGAAGAATCTGTAGATGTTTTTAGTTTGAATGGAGATTTTTCTGTGTCTTTAACAGAAGATAAAAAAAGAACACTTTCTTATGGTTTTGAATTGGCTTATAACGACGTCGGTTCAAATTCTTACGGAAGAGAATTAAATATAGAAAACAATCAAATTAATGGTTTTTCTAACAATTTTAAAGTACAATCTCGTTATCCTGATGGTGGAAGCAGTTATTTGAGTTCTGCTGTTTATGTTGATTATAGACAAGATCTTAGTGCTAAATCTACTTTAAACTCTGGCTTAAGATTTACAAACACCCATTTAGAAGCAAAATGGATAGATCAAACATTTATTCAGCTACCAGAAACAGATATTGAAGCAAATCATTCTGCAGTTACGGCAACTTTAGGTTACGTTTTTAAACCTAATAAAAATTGGCAAATAAATAGCGTTTTATCATCTGGTTTTAGATCACCTAACATAGATGATGTTGGTAGAGTTAGAGAAAAATCTGGCAATGTTACAGTGCCAAATATCAATGTTACACCAGAATATGCGTATAGTGCAGAACTAGGTATTCAAAAATACTTTAATAACAAAAGATTTCGATTTGGTGCAAATATCTATTACACATTATTAGATAATTATATTCAAAGAGATTTTGTTTACAACGCAGACGGTAGTGTACAACAAGTAGAGTTTGATGGCGAATTTGGGAACGCTGTTTCTAATCAAAATAAAGAAACTGCTTATATTACTGGGTTTACAGCAAACTATTTAGGTAAAATTTCTGATGTTTGGAATACAACAGGTTTTATTACTTATACTAAAGGACGTACCTACGACACAGAAGAACCAATGTCTTCTATTCCGCCGTTATTTGGTCAATTTGGTGTAAACTATAAAGTAAATAAAATAGAATTAGGTGCAGCTGTTAGATTCAATGCCAAAAAAGATATAGAAGATTTTAATATTACAGAAGGTATCGATAATCACGATTTAACACCAATTGTTAACGAAAACGGTGCTACAGCATCAGATATTTACTTTGGCACACCAAGTTGGGCTACTTTAGGCTTAAATGGTAGATATGATGTTAATAATAATGTGTCTGTGCAAGCAAGATTAGATAATTTACTAGACGAACATTATATAGAATTTGCTTCTGGTGTTGCTTCTCCTGGTAGAAACTTATCAATTTCTTTAATGGCTACTTTTTAA
- a CDS encoding SdpI family protein codes for MNDALLYILTTNGLLFLLSIIFWKFPPKKINSIYGYKTPKAMQNQQIWDFANSTFNRSLLIYAGLSFIACLAFTTLLNANLTWQPMAFVFLSVIVSIVKTEKALNENFTDEGKKKKLKK; via the coding sequence ATGAACGATGCTTTATTATACATATTAACAACCAACGGTTTACTGTTTTTATTGAGTATAATTTTTTGGAAATTTCCACCCAAAAAAATTAATAGTATTTACGGCTATAAAACACCTAAAGCGATGCAAAATCAGCAAATTTGGGATTTTGCAAACAGCACTTTTAATAGAAGTCTGTTAATTTACGCAGGTTTGTCTTTTATTGCTTGTTTAGCTTTTACCACTTTATTAAACGCTAATTTAACTTGGCAACCAATGGCTTTTGTTTTTTTATCTGTAATTGTAAGTATCGTAAAAACAGAAAAAGCTTTAAACGAAAACTTTACGGATGAAGGAAAAAAGAAAAAGCTTAAAAAGTAG
- a CDS encoding acyl-CoA thioesterase produces the protein MQTIQELIKLLNLEKVGENIFSGNSYTIGSPQVFGGQVLAQAVNAAHRTIPENRFLHSLHGYFLEAGDLKVPINYKVEEVRNGGSFSTRRVTAIQHDKTIFILAASFHQQEEGFEHQANFDKDIKQPEELLSWDDMLVKFGDFLPKSTKEFLNVKRPIEFKPIRVPNPLDPKNLPPTEQVWFRLKGKPENLDFRTKLEILTYISDYNILNAAFNPNASKYNFGNTQTASLDHSMWFFRDFDFNDWMLFTAESPNAFGARGLSRGNIFTRDGKLIASFAQEGLLRPKKK, from the coding sequence ATGCAAACTATACAAGAATTAATAAAACTTTTAAATCTAGAAAAAGTAGGAGAAAATATATTTAGCGGTAATAGTTATACTATTGGTAGCCCGCAAGTTTTTGGCGGACAAGTTTTGGCACAAGCCGTTAATGCTGCACATAGAACAATTCCAGAAAATAGATTTTTACATTCTTTACATGGTTATTTTTTAGAAGCAGGAGATTTAAAGGTTCCTATTAATTATAAGGTTGAAGAAGTTAGAAATGGCGGAAGCTTTTCTACAAGAAGAGTAACTGCAATACAACATGATAAAACCATATTTATACTTGCAGCTTCTTTTCATCAGCAAGAAGAAGGTTTTGAGCATCAAGCTAATTTTGATAAAGACATAAAACAACCCGAAGAACTTTTAAGTTGGGATGATATGTTGGTTAAATTTGGAGATTTCTTACCAAAATCTACTAAAGAATTTTTAAACGTTAAAAGACCAATAGAGTTTAAACCTATTAGAGTTCCAAATCCTTTAGATCCAAAAAACTTGCCACCTACAGAGCAAGTTTGGTTTCGCTTAAAAGGTAAACCTGAAAACCTAGATTTTAGAACAAAACTAGAAATCCTTACATATATTTCTGATTATAACATACTTAATGCAGCTTTTAATCCAAATGCAAGCAAGTATAATTTTGGGAACACGCAAACTGCAAGTTTAGATCATTCTATGTGGTTTTTTAGAGATTTTGACTTTAACGATTGGATGCTTTTTACAGCAGAATCACCAAATGCTTTTGGCGCTAGAGGTTTATCTAGAGGAAATATTTTTACAAGAGACGGTAAATTAATAGCATCTTTTGCACAAGAAGGATTGTTAAGACCTAAAAAGAAATAA
- a CDS encoding GNAT family N-acetyltransferase, whose protein sequence is MICCTNTNTALYFSSIDEIPSETLKELGCLDNLYFNPKFLKSLEINHPKITFSYIILVDNLKNPIAFASLKIVDFHLKSIKDNFDFLKNIGRKLHLFPETKPLKLLICGNTFVSGEHGVFIKNNQDKKAVVKELAASIYHFVNSDKKLKKQIDAFLIKDFVDASINITNKLKLYNYHPFSVEPNMVLKLDTNWLNFDDYLASLKTKFRVKAKKAFKLSKELVIEDVTLASIENILPKIKSLYTKVATNASFNLVDFNLETYISLKEKLGENYILKTYCLNGEVVGFISGVINKNALDAHFVGIDYRLNRAYAIYQRMLYNYIEIAIKNNLNTINYGRTASEIKSSVGATPQNLTMYLRHKKTIKNKILKLFLQRVQPTPFQQKFPFKKQS, encoded by the coding sequence TTGATTTGTTGCACAAATACAAATACGGCACTTTATTTCTCTTCTATTGATGAAATTCCGTCTGAAACCTTAAAAGAGTTAGGTTGTTTAGACAACTTATATTTTAATCCTAAATTTTTAAAATCTTTAGAGATAAATCATCCAAAAATTACATTTTCTTATATTATTTTAGTTGATAATTTAAAAAATCCTATTGCTTTTGCTAGTTTAAAAATAGTAGATTTTCACTTAAAATCTATAAAAGATAATTTTGATTTTTTAAAGAATATTGGCAGAAAACTGCATCTTTTTCCAGAAACAAAACCTTTAAAACTATTAATATGTGGTAATACATTTGTTAGCGGAGAACACGGTGTATTCATCAAAAATAATCAAGATAAAAAAGCTGTAGTTAAAGAACTAGCTGCTAGTATTTATCACTTTGTAAATTCTGATAAAAAATTAAAAAAACAAATTGATGCTTTTTTAATAAAAGACTTTGTCGATGCTTCTATAAACATAACAAACAAGTTAAAATTATACAATTATCATCCTTTTTCAGTAGAACCAAATATGGTTTTAAAATTAGATACAAATTGGTTAAATTTTGATGATTATTTAGCTTCATTAAAAACAAAGTTTAGGGTAAAAGCAAAAAAAGCTTTTAAACTGAGTAAAGAATTGGTAATTGAAGATGTTACGCTTGCATCCATAGAAAATATTTTACCTAAAATAAAATCCTTGTATACCAAAGTAGCTACCAATGCTAGTTTTAATTTGGTAGATTTCAATTTAGAAACTTACATAAGTTTAAAAGAAAAACTAGGTGAAAATTATATTTTAAAAACCTATTGTTTAAACGGTGAAGTGGTTGGTTTTATATCTGGTGTTATTAATAAAAATGCTTTAGATGCACATTTTGTTGGTATCGATTATCGATTAAATAGAGCGTATGCTATTTACCAAAGAATGCTTTATAATTATATAGAAATTGCCATAAAAAACAATTTAAACACTATTAATTACGGACGAACAGCAAGCGAGATTAAAAGTTCTGTAGGCGCAACCCCACAAAATTTAACAATGTATCTTCGTCATAAGAAAACTATAAAAAACAAAATTTTAAAGTTATTTTTGCAAAGAGTTCAACCAACACCGTTTCAACAAAAATTTCCTTTTAAAAAACAAAGTTAA
- a CDS encoding metallophosphoesterase, with product MSSNKRISRAFKNAKRICFNTDSKFVFFSDSHRGNNGFADDFARNRNMFKHALEHYYTNNFTYIELGDGDELWENRRFERIFRANKHIYMLLKKFNDDNRLHFIWGNHDMKYKNPATIRRNLHYYYDSVTDTQKELLIGASFSEAIVLEDENSGKGIFLLHGHQADWFNYVFWRLSSFLVKTLWKPLQILGFSDPTSPAQNFKERIKVEHKLEKWIMENNNQMMITGHTHRPRFPDKSEIPFFNDGSCVHPRSITGIEIENNEITLIKWHIITNNNGTMQIKRTILEGPENLTHYIN from the coding sequence ATGTCTTCTAATAAAAGGATTTCTCGTGCTTTTAAAAATGCTAAAAGAATTTGTTTTAATACAGATTCTAAATTTGTGTTTTTTAGTGATTCTCATAGAGGTAACAATGGCTTTGCAGACGATTTTGCTAGAAATAGAAATATGTTTAAGCATGCTTTAGAACATTACTACACTAATAATTTTACTTATATAGAATTAGGTGATGGCGATGAGTTATGGGAAAACAGACGTTTTGAAAGAATTTTTAGAGCAAACAAACACATTTACATGTTGCTTAAAAAGTTTAATGATGATAATAGGTTGCATTTTATTTGGGGAAACCATGACATGAAATACAAAAACCCGGCAACAATTCGTAGGAATTTACATTATTATTACGACTCTGTAACAGATACACAAAAAGAGCTACTAATTGGTGCCTCTTTTTCTGAAGCAATCGTTTTAGAAGATGAAAATAGCGGAAAAGGGATTTTTTTATTACACGGACATCAAGCAGATTGGTTTAATTATGTTTTTTGGAGATTGAGCAGTTTTTTAGTAAAAACACTATGGAAACCATTACAAATACTAGGTTTTTCAGACCCTACAAGTCCGGCTCAAAATTTTAAAGAACGTATAAAAGTAGAGCACAAACTAGAAAAATGGATTATGGAAAATAATAATCAAATGATGATTACCGGACACACACATAGGCCACGTTTTCCCGATAAAAGTGAAATCCCTTTTTTTAATGATGGTAGCTGCGTACATCCAAGATCTATAACGGGTATAGAAATAGAAAACAACGAAATTACACTTATAAAGTGGCACATAATAACCAACAATAATGGCACAATGCAAATAAAAAGAACCATTTTAGAAGGGCCAGAAAACTTAACACATTATATAAATTAA